AAATCACCCGTTTTTGcaaatgttaaaaatgtaatgagggcacattttgtttatatatatataaatatatatatatatatatatatttatatatatatatatatatatatatataaaaatatatatatatatatatatttatatatatatatatatattgactgAGAACTGGACGATTCATTGTTTATATTACTGTATTAAGCCTGTGAGGAAGACATGAATGACGTTGAAGATCTTGActttaacaaaatataataatgcaCCATTATGTTAAAAGACACTAACATGCAATAATAAAGTTTCACACATTATCATAATAACTGATGACAACTATATACAACAGGAGCAAGATCCGGTCTGATGTTCTGCTTTTTAAAGAAGAGCAGGCTCATTCATTCTCCCAAATACTGTTCATTAacagtattttattttctatttaacaACTTCcatacctttaaaaaaatccatattgTGAAGTCCAGAGTGGTGAGAGACACTATATAACTTTACAACATGATATATCACgtatataagtgtgtgtgtgaaaaagtGAGAGTACAATGTGTGTTTAGGATCAGTCTTGCTGTCCCAGAGCTGCAATGAGGTCGTGCAGCGGCTCAGTGTCCTCCGGCTCCAACAGGGCATGCTGCCGGCAGAAGAGTGTGAGGTGTGTGAAGAGTGTGTTGAGGTGTGGGTGCAGGCCCAGCGCCAGTGTCTCTCTGTAGTGACACCAGTAAATGTGAGCTAGAGTCctgaaaaacagcaaaaacaccTTCTGGACCAGAAAGATGAAGCCTGACGGAAACACTGAACCTGGAAAAGAGGGAAGAGAGATAATGGCTTCGGGGATGTGTAATGTGATGCAGAACAATGCAGCATACCGGTAAATAATATGACCCTTTACCTGCTTTCGTGGGGAAAACATCTTCGTCAGTCAGTAGCTCCTGAATGTATGACATGGCATAGTCAAAGTAAAGCGGGGCAGAGCACTTCAGCTTCCTGCCGTGGTCATCGGTCCAAACATAAACCCTgacaacaccaacacacagagacacaatatGCTGTGTGTTCAGCCTTATTTAGGAACATTATAAGTGTTTTTATGGTCAAAAATGAACTTTCACTATCATGCCTCAAGTTTAGCAATTATATGATCAAACATTGCACAAGTGATACTTAAAAATATCCAGTATTCTGCTTCAGAtgcagcgctgctgctgctgctgctgctgctgctacaaagCAAACTATAACTGTGAAAGACAGACGCTGGAGGAAAACAATTTTTCTACAATCTTCAAGAGTCAGTTCACCCAAGTcacaacaaaacatgttttgagaTCTCAATTCTAGTGAAGCTTCTGCCACCATCCCATTCACCGATTTATCATTGCACCCTTATAGACCTTTTctttgccattctgttgctagggcaacagctttggtccaagtttactccctgtcagctactgcattaacaaacatttcaacaggaaatacaaatgGACCCATTTAGACTGTTTGtattgtcaagtttgaaaaggtctatgaCATTGTTGGACTCACGATggagagttttaaaaaaaagtagcaaAATCGATGCAGCAAAACCAGAGATACCGTCTTTTTCTATTCCACTCATTCTTCTTCCTCGTCAAAACCTGGCGCCAACACAGAGATTCTGGTGTGTTATGTTAGTAGCAGTTAATGTAGCCTCGAGCAGCTAGCATCAACCAGGGTCATgactagaaggtaacccgcaagtTGTGAAAACTTGCAAGAACGTGCAAAAACTCTCATAAGACTCgttgcccgacgacctatcctaccCTTAAcaattcgaggtcaatgcctaaccctaactattTGACCTTTAACCCTTACCATCCCGCGAGGGTTTCCTTCTGGACATGACCGTCAACTAGAGATGAGGAGTAGGCTACAGAGGTAActtcacttctttctaactccacacgcCCAGATGATTTTTTCAGTTTCAAACAgatgctgactcaagtgacatcacttgaggaaATGTATCATATATCACACAGCTCCCTCTTGACTCACCAAAGATGTTATACAACTTTTATCACATATGCAGTAGTAGGCTACTTCCCAAAATCTAACCGACTTTGACTTGTAAAAtcggtggagttccccttttaATGATGGAGGTGAatgttgtaaagtttcatttgtGGTCACCAAAGCATTTTCAACAGCAAATTGTCTTTACCAGAAACATCTTCCTCGTTATTCAGGATAACCCACAAACTGCACTGTCAACAGTTTTCGTGGTTTTGGGATGATTACTTTGATAGAAAGTAGTTAAAGGGTTTCACCATGGAGATCTCAGAACATCGGCAAATAAAACTTAAAGTATCTTCATGACCTGATACTATTAGGACAAAGTGAGAAAATATGAGCAGTATAACTTACGTGTTGTCTGGTCCACAGGCAGTTGGGCAGGTACTGGGAGTGCATAACTCAGACAGCGCACTAGAGAACAGGTTTATATGCTTGAAAAACGCCACCGCTGAAAGAAATCAATAGGAAAGAAATTACACCTCGTACATATTgctatgtttgtttgtttaaagtgTGTGGGGGAGGATAAGGAGCTGGAGCAAAGAGGTacaaacagtccaaaatctGCTGTGTTTAATGGGGTCTACTCACTGTTGCTGGCAAGCCACTCTTCCCTGTCGACGCCAGGCGGCAGCGCCGTGAAGGCaaacacatctgtgtgtgtgaccagCTGGCACATGTACTGCTGCTGCAGATACGGACGCTCCTCCAGATAATTGTTATTAATTCCCCTTGGAGGGGGGAAGACACAGTGCACAGTTAATGAAGCAgaggcagaaagagaaagacagagagacagaaaatatcGCTGTGTGAAACAATCAATAGGTCAGTGGATTAATTACTCCTGCTGCAGTCAGTAGATAACAGGTTTTACACTCCTCTCTGTGGCTGGCACACACTCatgcaaaaacatgcaaacaacGCTGTAACTGCAGAGCTAAGAGTCCCATAAAccagaatttaattgaatttaatgAAGGCAGTTAATTCAGAGGCCAGAGTAATTACTGTTAATGAAGCTCACTGCTGCGGTGGTCAGTGCCACAAAGCAAATGACCGAAAGGACCAACATTGTGCATGATAATGTACAGAGCCGAGTGCTGAGGCCTGCCGGCTTTCCAGGGCTTTCCTACATCAGTTCATATACCTACTGATAAGCTATACAGCTAGTGCTTCTTTATAATCAGTCACACAGGACGGGCAGCTTGGGAACTTGTGATAACTACAGAGTGTGAGTGCAGGAAATGAATGATGTTGTTTACGAATTCCATCGTGTACTGGAAAGTCAAACTTGGCAGCATGATTTGACTTTATGCAAACAGGGAGGTGACACAGGCAGTgcgctgtgatgatgatgaggagtgCTCTGCTCGGTCTGTTTGACAGcaagaatgtttttttaagaGGGCGCTTTTGATTAAAGTGAATATTTGAAAGTGTAGAGACAGGCAGGCAGCTGCTACACTCAGTTTTTGGATGtctacacccacacacacacagcagctgagAGTTTACTCAGTGTGACCTTGCCTACTGTGATAAGGGAAACACAGTGCTCTCTGTGGCGTTTCAATGCCCctggtgtaaatgtgtgtgtgattaggGAGAATAATGGTCTAAAGAGCAGGTATTTGTCCAAACTAAAAGGTcagaggaggtagagagggAGGAATCGTGTCAGAGCTGAATGTAAACATTAGCTGTACAAAAGGTAGAGTAGTGTAAATCCTCGCCACACTTCTCTAATGTCCACAGGAACTTCTTTTGTTAACATCCTGTTTTGTTCAGGCTTCATGGTATTAACTAAATTGCCGCCTCTTGGCTACCAGTTGTCAGCACACAAGCACAATGAACCCGGAGCTACTTgtaatgttgtgtttgtgtgtaaacacaCTCCTCTGTGACCGTGCTCTCCTGCTCTTGGCCATCTGTTTACCTTTACCTCGGCCGTGAGGGTGATATATAAACAGGCCTCTTCAGCGCAGCCAGCTGGCTCTAAAAGATTCATCCTAGAGcaaatatttgcataaaaaccgTGTTTAAAAACCAGAGTCTTTCCTCATCTTGGTTCAAACTACCAACATGTGTTCCTGCTGTTAGAGGAATCCACCTTCACTGATGCCATCAGACAAAtatgtagcacacacacacacacacacacacacacacacacacacacacacacacacacacagacacacacacagatttatcTGGAGAACATTCCTGAGTAAACCATGTGCGGCCAGCTTTCCAGTCATGTTTCCTGCACAGTATCCATTACTACAACAACATCCTGCTTTTCTGTTAGTTTATGTTCTTTCAGAGTATTTAAAGGAGACAATAGAAAGATGGAacagcaaaaatgcaaaaatgatttCCAGATAGGAAACTGAAACATAAGTATAAGTGTAAGGCTGATGAAGAGAGTTAAGAGAAAAGAAATGCTGAAAACTTACAGTTTTTCACTGTTGATGTCAGAAAGTCGAAAAGCCTTGGTGTCCGCCTTCTTCGCCGAGGGGTAACTATGGCAACCCCCCATGGCGTAAAGCTAAGAGCAGAGCTGTTGGTTGTGCCAGCCCCACTTTTCCATCCCAAACATACTAACCCACACACTTCTTCTACACACTGCAGGCAGCATATGGGAGCTCTGGCACAAACATCTCTCAGCTTACAAATGAATCCATACAGCTGACAAAACACATAATACAAAAGTTttccaaaacacaacaaaaaaaaaaaatagtccaaGTTTTGAGGATTGTCTCTCCTTTCGCTCCAGTGATCCAGTGTCAGTGAGTATATGTCTCCTTTGTCTGGAGTCCCACACCCCACAGGCTCCTCCTCTCCCAGCTCCGAGCAGACAGGCAGGTTTCTCCACAACCCATTAAAGTACAAAACACAACTCCGCCTTCTTCCCCTTTCCACCCACTGCATACACACACTCCACATGTATATGCAGAGTGCATATACATGTGGAGCAGGCAGGTGCAGATGGCAAACTAAAGGtaggtttttttttcctctgtggaAGTGGAAAGAGATGGATAAGAAGGAGTAGAAGGAACAGGTGTGTTCAGTGTCTGTGGCCCGCTTGTAAACTATAGAGGAATGTGATGACGTATGCTGTACATGATGTATCTGAGCCAAGGAATGAAAACACACCCTCAGTGAAAGGGGCAATGATATATAGACACGACTCCAAGCTGAAAAGTTAACATGAGAAGTGTACTAACACAAAAGACAGGCAGGTTTATGTTTGCACAGCAGGGAGATGGTGTAGCGTTAATTGTCAGTGTGGCTCACATGTGTAGAAGACATATTGTAAGGAGCTGGAGGCAACATAATCCACTAGCTCACCTGCCCCTAAGGTAAACATATTTGTGTTTCCATGGACCAagtcctgctctctctctctctctgtctgtactgtatgtgtttgtgttacagCAGGATGTAAATCCTGATCACAATTCCTCCTGATCACATTCGAAGCCCATCATGGCATGGCACCCTCTTATATTTCTGAACTCATAACCCAATACCTTGCACCAAGATTACTCAGATCTTCTGACCAATTGCTATTAAAGATCCCACGGTCCAGACTCAAAACAAAAAGGGGGAACCGTGCTTTTGCCATTTTAGCTCCAATACTATGGAACTGTCTCCTCCCTCACTGTCAGGTCAGCTGAGACTGTACCACATTTTAAAAACTCATTTTTATACACCGGCATTTTCATAAGTTTGTTGCTTGCAAATCCtttggttttgtgttttattttaattttaattctgttttttttttaaatattatattgcttttattgtttaGCATCTGCTCCAGTTTTATAAATTGTATGTTTTCATGCTGTGTATTactatgttttttattattaaccgTGAAGCCCTTTGCAACTGCTGTTTTGAAagttataatgataataataattattattgttattattattattattattattattattattattattaataaatgtgAGACAAACACAGGCTCATGCGTTTTTCTTGGTCTGACATATTTATTAGGTTCATATCTGAATGTACAAGCTAAATTGACAACAGGAAACAGACACATTACTccctaaatgaaaaaaaaaaaaatgaaaaaaaaaacaccagcatCAGTCCACTTTACAAAAAAAGGCATTTTACAACACGGCTGCCTGTCGCaccactcccacacacacttccacacacatactgtacatacacacacacaaatgtaatcAGCTATAATGCGAGGAAGATTTGAAATGGCCTCAGTGTTAGTAACAGATAATGGGATGAAGAAACAATTTAACACCCATTGTCTCTCAATTAAAGTtttgggcatacactgtacaatACAGCACATACCCAATGAGGTGAATGAGGCTAATGTGCAAACTTAACGGCACTTAAAGATGACTGTATTGTACCTCATGCCATTATGCATAACATCACACCGTACCCGTAGctacactgcacacacacaccgcactcTCAAGGTgaaggacacacaaacacacacaccaaaacacaaaGGTAAGGGTCAGACGCAGTGCTTAGGTTTGGCGAAAGACGGGATGACATATTCTGACCCTGTACACACCCTGACAACAAAACAGCCCTGTTTTTCTCCTCTAACCCTGACTTAAACCAATGCTTTCTCTCTGTGCAGCTCCACTTCAAACAACTCAAAGTGCTGAACAGATAAAAGCAAAATATCTGTGATCTAAGATGAATCTTTCAAGTCTTTTCTTTGACTTGTGGCATCCTCTGCTAACTCCATCACATgactaaaaagaagaaaaaaaaaacatgagagaGGGATCAAACAAAGACTGCTTTAGATAAACTTAGACCTGTGACACCATTGCAAGAAAGGAGGCTACTTCACAGATATGAAACCCAGTTGTAAGACTGGTGGGAAGACACACTTTGGCAGAAAGCATCGAAGAAAAAGTATTCTAAATTATCTACATAACTCACTCGTTCAAGTCAAACATTCCCACCTCTTTGAGTGGGGAATAACATGGTGGCACTGGGCACCACCAAATACAAACCAAAAGTGCTTCTTGAAAAAgtgcttttaaaataaatacaacaatcTATGTAAATCGTTCCATAGGCATATATGCAATTAAAGTCAACTCCTGccctgagaaagagagagacgaggagaaaGATAAAGTAAAGCATGACTGTCTGGCACACCCAAACCTAAAGGATAATCCTGGTTTGTGACAACTTGggtcttgtttttgtcatgatttCTATCGGTTATGATTAGATTGTACTCAACAAGTTGATAAAATGAAGATCAGCAATCAAACTGGTTTTAAAAACAGTTTAGTCAGATTATCTAAACAACATGAATGTGTGCTCACCCAAAGTGTTGACATTACGGCTGCCACgtacgattattttcattacggATTAATCCGAGGAGTGGTTTACTGATTAAATCGATTAAtcttttggtctataaaatatcacaatatcttAAAACCCAAAGTGAACCCAtcaaattgtttgttccatctgaccaacagtccaaagacattcagtttattataacattagacaaagaaaagctgcaaattgagaaactgaaactgaaaaagtgcctgaaaaatgactttaac
The nucleotide sequence above comes from Sebastes fasciatus isolate fSebFas1 chromosome 4, fSebFas1.pri, whole genome shotgun sequence. Encoded proteins:
- the LOC141766358 gene encoding MOB kinase activator 2 translates to MGGCHSYPSAKKADTKAFRLSDINSEKLGINNNYLEERPYLQQQYMCQLVTHTDVFAFTALPPGVDREEWLASNTVAFFKHINLFSSALSELCTPSTCPTACGPDNTVYVWTDDHGRKLKCSAPLYFDYAMSYIQELLTDEDVFPTKAGSVFPSGFIFLVQKVFLLFFRTLAHIYWCHYRETLALGLHPHLNTLFTHLTLFCRQHALLEPEDTEPLHDLIAALGQQD